A genomic segment from Glycine soja cultivar W05 chromosome 20, ASM419377v2, whole genome shotgun sequence encodes:
- the LOC114403922 gene encoding thioredoxin-like fold domain-containing protein MRL7L, chloroplastic: MALPHSIILPFSSIISPCCLPKHKPTNFTLPFKLNGDSCRSIRIPSRVQALKSDGGKWKKRGQEASSDTDDDDDDDDAPQRFNKNDPYLMSPEERLEWRRNIRQVLDRKPDVEEELDPLEKKKKLEKLLEDYPLVVDEDDPDWPEDADGWGFSLGQFFDKITIKNKKKDDDDDDDNDDVDRPEIMWQDDNYIRPIKDIKTAEWEETVFKDISPLIILVHNRYKRPKENEKIRDELEKAVHIIWNCRLPSPRCVAIDAVVETELVAALQVSIFPEIIFTKAGKILFRDKAIRSAEEWSKVMAYFYYGAAKPSCLNSLTYSQENIPSIVTDNPVS, from the exons CCAATTTCACCCTTCCCTTTAAGCTG AATGGTGATAGCTGTAGATCAATAAGAATCCCAAGCAGAGTTCAAGCACTCAAATCTGATGGTGGTAAATGGAAGAAGAGAGGGCAAGAAGCATCTAGTGACACTGATGACGACGATGACGATGACGATGCACCTCAGCGGTTTAATAAAAATGACCCTTACCTTATGAGTCCTGAGGAGAGACTGGAATGGAGGAGGAACATAAGACAGGTGTTGGATAGGAAACCTGATGTTGAAGAGGAGTTAGACCCtctggaaaagaagaaaaaactggaGAAGCTTTTGGAGGATTACCCTCTTGTTGTGGACGAGGATGATCCTGATTGGCCAGAAGATGCTGATGGTTGGGGATTCAGCTTGGGCCAGTTTTTCGACAAGATTACCATtaagaacaagaaaaaggatgatgatgatgatgacgacAACGATGATGTTGATCGTCCAGAAATCATGTGGCAAGATGATAATTACATTCGTCCCATCAAAGACATAAAGACTGCCGAATGGGAGGAGACTGTATTCAAAGACATAAGTCCCTTGATTATTCTCGTGCACAATCGATATAAAAG gcCAAAGGAGAATGAAAAAATTCGGGATGAACTAGAGAAGGCTGTGCATATCATATGGAACTGCAGGTTGCCCTCACCAAGA TGTGTTGCGATTGATGCTGTTGTTGAGACTGAACTGGTTGCTGCACTTCAAGTATCAATATTCCCAGAAATTATCTTTACTAAAGCAGGCAAGATTTTGTTCCGTGATAAAG CCATTCGCAGTGCAGAAGAGTGGTCAAAAGTCATGGCTTACTTTTACTATGGTGCAGCAAAACCATCCTGTTTGAATAGTTTGACATATTCTCAAGAAAATATTCCTTCTATTGTCACTGACAATCCAGTGTCCTGA
- the LOC114402078 gene encoding probable disease resistance protein At5g47250, with protein sequence MKQKSSELPNDLVGENFNRNIEQMWELLGDDQVFIIGIHGMAGVGKTALVTYIENDITRKGSFKHAVVTVSQVFSIFKLQNDIANRIGMTPDEDDERMRAIKLSLVLERKEKTVLILDDVWKNIDLQKVGVPLRVNGIKLILTSRLEHATPAKLPHEVEKIARSIVKECDGLPLGISVMASTMKGVNDIRWWRHALNKLQKSEMEVKLFNLLKLSHDNLTDNMQNFFLSCALYHQIGRKTLVLKFFDEGLINDTASLERVLDEGLTIVDKLKSHSLLLESDYLHMHGLVQKMVCHILNQSYMVNCNEGLTKAPDMQEWTADLKKGFLDAEQYKENPEWHVTKVSKLVHFDF encoded by the exons ATGAAGCAAAAGTCTTCTGAGTTGCCAAATGACTTGGTTGGTGAAAATTTTAACAGGAATATTGAGCAGATGTGGGAACTTTTAGGGGATGATCAAGTCTTCATAATTGGCATACATGGAATGGCAGGAGTGGGAAAAACAGCCCTAGTAACTTATATTGAGAACGATATAACTAGAAAGGGCAGTTTTAAACATGCCGTTGTTACTGTTTCCCAAGTTTTTAGCatttttaaattgcaaaatGACATTGCAAATAGAATAGGCATGACacctgatgaagatgatgagagAATGAGAGCTATAAAGTTGTCCTTAGTgttggaaagaaaagaaaaaacagtgCTTATTTTGGATGATGTTTGGAAGAATATTGATCTACAGAAGGTGGGAGTTCCTCTTAGAGTGAATGGCATTAAATTGATTCTGACAAGTCGTTTGGAACAT GCAACACCTGCAAAACTTCCTCATGAAGTAGAAAAGATTGCAAGATCAATTGTTAAGGAATGTGATGGCTTACCTCTTGGAATCAGTGTGATGGCTAGCACCATGAAAGGGGTAAATGACATCCGTTGGTGGAGACATGCATTGAATAAACTTCAAAAATCAGAAATGGAAGTAAAGCTCTTCAACTTGTTAAAACTTAGTCACGATAATTTAACTGACAACATGCAGAATTTTTTCTTATCCTGTGCGTTATACCATCAAATTGGGAGAAAAACATTGGTTTTGAAGTTCTTTGATGAGGGACTGATTAATGATACAGCAAGTTTGGAGAGAGTATTGGATGAGGGACTTACCATAGTTGATAAACTCAAAAGCCATTCTTTGTTGTTGGAAAGTGATTATCTCCATATGCATGGTTTAGTGCAGAAAATGGTATGCCACATATTGAACCAGAGTTACATGGTGAATTGTAATGAAGGATTGACAAAGGCACCTGACATGCAGGAGTGGACAGCTGATTTAAAAAAAGGTTTCCTTGATGCAGAACAATATAAAGAAAATCCCGAATGGCACGTCACCAAAGTGTCCAAACTTGTCCACTTTGATTTTTAG